From the genome of Pseudomonas mohnii:
ACTCTGCCAGCAGAAAGCGTCCAGGTTCGATCTCCATGCGTACGGCATGGCCAAGGATTGCCTCGATTTTCTCCCGAGCAGCGGCCCAAATCCGGGCATATAGGTTGATATCGACCGGTTTGTCGGTACTTGTGTACGGTGTAGCCAGACCTCCACCAAGGGAGAAGGCCTCTATGTTCCGGTCCAGCCGAGCAATGAGGTCCGTCATCGACTGAGCTACCTGCGCCAGGTGCGGGTAATCCACGCCCGAGCCAATATGCATATGGACACCTACCAGGTGCAGACCCCAAGTGCTAATGCAGTCGAGTGCCTCTTCCAGTTGTTCGTGCCAGATACCATGCTTGCTATTTTCGCCTCCCGTGTTGGTCTTGCGACTGTGGCCATGGCCGAACCCGGGATTGATACGGAGCCAGACCCGATGCCCTGGCGATCGCTCCCCCAACTGCCGAAGCATATCGATCGAGCCGACATTGACCTCGATCCTTGATTCGATTACCCGGGCCAAGGTCGTTTGATCTAGCAGGTCACACGTCAACACAACACCCGCTGGATCGCCATCCACCGACGCTCCCGCCGCGAAGGCACGCTCCACCTCCCCCCAAGAAACCGCATCGAGCACCACCCCCCGTTCGCGCATCAAGCGAAGAATATGCAGATTGGGATTGGCTTTCTGCGCGTAGCGCACCGTATCGAAGCCGCGCAGTTTTTCAATTCGATCAATAATCGTCCGGGCGTCATACGCCCAAAGTGGCGAACCATGACGGCGAACCGCAGCGGCTAATAATTCAAAAGGTGCATCAGCATTCATGAGCGTGCCTCGTTACAGGAATGCGACCAGCATGAACTGAGTAAAAGTTTCATAAAAATAGCTTTTTTTCTTTAATCGATTCACATCTGATATACCCAGTCTTTTCCTTTCTGGTCTTTCCATGAAGCTATCGCTGCGCCATATCGAAATATTCCGAGCTATCATGGCTGCCGGCAGCGTTACCAATGCTGCGCGACTGCTGTTCACGTCACAGCCGACTATTAGCCGTGAACTGGCTCGGTTGGAGCAGGTTGTTGGGCTGCGCCTGTTTGACCGTGAGGGGGGGCGCCTGCTAGCGACGGCGCAGGCGTTGCTGCTGATTGAGGAAGTCGAGCGGGCCTACGTCGGCCTGGAGCGCATTGATCGATTCGCCCAGGCGATCCGCAACTTTGAACATGGCAGGCTGGCTATTACTTCCCTGCCGCTCTTCTCTCATGCCTTGCTCCCTGAGGTGTGCCAGCAGTTTCATCAGAGCCACCCGGGTGTCAGCGTGAGCATCACTGCACAGGAGTCGCCATTGCTGGAAGAGTCACTGCTGGCACAGCAGCATGACCTTGGCTTGACTGAAGTCGAGCAAGTGCCACGAGGTGCGCAAGGAGAGCTCCTATTTAGCGCTGGCTTGGTTTGTGTGTTACCGGATCGACACCCGTTGTTGAACAAGCCCCAACTGGAGCTGAGCGACTTTCACGAGGTGAATTTCATCAATCTGGCGAGCCTTGATACCTACCGGCAACGGTTGGATCAGCACTTCAGAGCCGCGGGAGTGAACAGGCGCACGATCATCGAGACGACTAGCGCGGCATCGGTATGCGCCATGGTCAAGCAAGGGCTAGGAGTGGCGATTATCAACCCATTGAGCGGGCTAGAAGCAGCGCACAGTGGGCTGTCGATTCGCCGGCTGAGCGTTAGCGTCCCTTATTCGGTCATGTTGATACGCCCCGAACATAGACCGGGTTCAGCAGCAGTAGATTTGTTTTGTGAGGCGCTGCGGGCGCAGGCGCTAGAACTTACCGCTCGCCTGGCAAAAGGGATTTGAAAGGGCAACTTGGTCGCGTTGAGGCTAGGCACCCAGCGGCCCACACTGATTCTGCGTTGAAAAATGTAGCTTCTAGGCTTCCGGATAGACAGCGCATGATGAACCATTTGGGTCGTACATCCTTGAGTCAGAGCTGCGTGCTCATTACGCATTGAGGTCGCTCACCGCCTGACGGTGCATCGCGATGTCGCAACGTGAAAACCGCTGAGGTCGTCGACAGGCCGCTATTAGCCGTTTTCTGCCTCTCGCAACAGGCAAAAAGCGGCCCAAAGTAGCCATTCATGAACCACAGCCTTTGACCCAAAGTTGAATGTCGGCTCCGAGTATCAAAATCGAAGTTCCACCGAAAACCACACTTCGACTGAGCCGCCCTTCTAAACCGCTTCCACTTCATCGACCGGCAACGGCGCAAACATTTCAGCGCGGCACATCTCAAGGACCTCATCCGCCAGCGCGAAATCATCCGGGCAGGCACGCGACAAAATAATCGCGCCGACAGCACGAGACAGCAGGTCGATCATTTGCTTTCTTCCCTCACCCGCCGCGGCATCATAGGCGTCGATGAAGCCCGGAACATCGAGCGACTCAGCACCTTCCAGCGATTGGGTTCGTGGCAGCCGCCAGTTCGGCGAGGATATGCTGACCAACCGCGAGCTCCCGAGACAGGTCGACCGTGCGCCGTTCAAGGTGGGGGGAAAATATCGCCACGGCCAAGGGCGCAGTGGTGTTTCGCAACGAGATGTTCGAGCTGCTGCAGTTCGCGCCCCCCCGAAAATATCTATGCCCGGCCCCTGGTGATGTCACCGCCGCAACTCAACAAGTACTACGCCATCGATAGCCGGCCGGCACCGAAGAAGCTCGGCTCGCGCAAGTACCCACCCCTCTGCCCTCCCCCTGGCACCTATGTCATGGAGCGATAACGCCAATCTGCTGCAGGAACGTCAGGTTGTCCTCCAGGTGCCAGTTTTCGGCAATCCTGCCGTCGGCGATGCGGTAGATGTCGGTGGCAATGAAATTCACCGCCTGACCCTGGCCTTTCACACCGTTGAACGTACCGGTGAAGTGCCCGGTAAAACGCAGGAACGACACCACCCGATCGCCGCTGACGATCATCTGCTGGACTTCGCAGTTCAGGTCGGGCACGGCCGCGTGGAAAGCCGTGGACGCCGCCAGGGGCCCGGCGATGCCCTGTGCCCGTCCCGGCGGCAAGGCGCGGTCCATGAAGTCAGGCGCCAGTGCCAGGCGGGCCAGCGCCGGGTCGCCGGACGACCAGAAGGTTGCGTAACGCCGTGCCGCGAGGGTCTGCGCCTGGACCTGTTCAGGCTTGGCACCGGGATCGGCAATCAGCACTTTGGGGGTAACCAGCGTGGGTTCTGCGGCGACTGCCTGTTGGCCCAGAACCGTAGCAGTGACAGCGGCGGCCAACAGGCCAGTGATCAACGAGCGCATGGGGTTGCTTCCGAGGTGATGGAGGGATAATCGCTGTAGCCCTTGGCCGTGCCGCCGAACAGCGTGGCAGGATCAAGCGGGGCTAAAGGCAGGTCCTGCGCCAGGCGCAGCGGCAAATCCGGATTGGCGACAAAGGGTCTGCCGAACGCCACGAGGTCTGCATAGCCCTGGCCAATGACCCACTCGGCGCGCGCCCGGTCGTAATTGCCGGCGACGATGATCGGGCGAGTGAAACGCTGGCGGATCGCCTGACGGAACGACTCGGTGAACACCGGTGCATCGTCCCAGTCCGCTTCGACCAGATGCAGATAGCCGATGCCCTTGGCCTGCAGGTATTCGGCCGCTTCGAGTATGGTCGGGAGAATGTCCGGGCAGGCCATGCCACGGGCCGTCAGAAAGGGGGCCAGGCGTATCGCCGTGCGTTCGGCCCCGACTTCATCGCTGACCGCATCGACCACTTCCTTGAGAAAGCGCAGGCGGTTGCTGCGCGAGCCGCCGTATTCATCGGTCCGCGTATTGGATGTGGTGCGCAGGAACTGATCCACCAGATAACCATTGGCGCCATGGATCTCCACGCCATCGAAACCGGCCCGGATTGCCCGACGTGCGGCCTGACGGAAGTCGTCGACGATCTGTGCGATCTCAGCCTTGGTCAGCGCGCGAGGCGTCGGGCTATCGAACATGCCCCCCTGCCCCGTGACCGGGTCGACTTTCCAGATCTGTCCTTCAAAGGGTTCGGCGGACGGCGCCACCGGCAGTGCGCCCTGATGGAAGTCCGGATGGGACAGGCGCCCGACGTGCCACAGTTGCAGGAAGATACGACCGCCCTCGGCATGCACCGCCTCGGTCACGCCCTGCCAGCCTTCCACCTGCGCTTCAGTGTGGATGCCGGGGGTAAAGGAATAACCCTTGCCCTGAGGGGAAATCTGCGCCGCCTCGGTCACGATCAATGCCGCCGACGCACGCTGCGCGTAGTACTGCGCGTTGAGGCTGTTGGGGATGTCGCCGGGCTGGCTGCTGCGCGCCCGGGTCATGGGTGCCATCACCACCCGGTGAGGGGCATTGAGGCCGGCGAAGGCGATGGGTTCAAACAATGTTGAAGGGGTCGTCATGGTGAGCGTTCCTGAGCCAAATGAAGTGGATGGACTCAGTCTGCGACCGCTGCCTGGATTTGATAATTAGGCTAATCTTTGATGGATTTTCAAAAATAATGGAACAATGATGGATAACCTGGAAGCCATCCGCCTGTTTGTCGAAGCAGCCCAACTGGGCGGGCTCTCAGCTGCAGGGCGCAAGCTGGGGCTGTCACCAGCCGCCGCCAGCGCCCGCTTGCTCAAGCTCGAAGCTTCGCTGGCCACTCGCCTGTTCGAGCGCACCACCCGCCAACTGAGGCTGACCGATGAGGGGCGGATTTACCTGCAACATTGCCGTCAGGCGTTGCAGGCGCTGGACGATGCGCGAGCGGCGCTGTCGGCGGAGAAAAAGGAAATCCGCGGCAAGATCCGGGTGTCCGCCACCTCGGATTTCGGCCGACATGTGTTGAATCCGTGGCTTGATGAGTTCACCGCCCGCTTCCCCCAGGTCGTGCCGGCGCTGCTGCTGTCCGACTCGCTGTCGCACTTGATCGCGGACGATGTCGACCTGGTGATCCGCTTCGGTGTGCCGCCGGACAGCTCGTTGATCGCCCGCCCCCTGGCCACCAATCGCCGCGTCCTGTGCGCCGCGCCGAGCTATCTGCAACGCAAGGGCACGCCTGACCATCCGCTGCAGTTGGCCGGGTTCGATCACATTGTCGCCGGCCAGTCGGGGTGGTCCAGCGAATGGCGCCTGCACCGTGGCGAGGAAATGATGCTGTTCAAGGTGCCTCTGGAGGCAGCGCGCGAGACCAACGACGGCGCGTTGGCTCGCCAATGGGCGATCGATGGCCACGGCATCGCCCTCAAATCAATCTGGGACGTGAGCGCGGACCTGGCGGCAGGACGCTTGAGCCTGGTGCTGCCGCAATGGCAATCGGACGAAGCCCCCGTGTACGCGCTTTACCCCCGCAGCCGCTACCTGGCGCCACGGGTACGGGCATTGCTGGATTTCTTGTGCGAACGGTTCGAACAAGCCTCGCGTGAGACTGCCTTGTAAACCCCGGCGTGCGCCCATGGATATTTCCAGGTTTTTTGATAATCCATGGCGCACGGCGGCGTTGAGTCA
Proteins encoded in this window:
- the lysA gene encoding diaminopimelate decarboxylase — encoded protein: MNADAPFELLAAAVRRHGSPLWAYDARTIIDRIEKLRGFDTVRYAQKANPNLHILRLMRERGVVLDAVSWGEVERAFAAGASVDGDPAGVVLTCDLLDQTTLARVIESRIEVNVGSIDMLRQLGERSPGHRVWLRINPGFGHGHSRKTNTGGENSKHGIWHEQLEEALDCISTWGLHLVGVHMHIGSGVDYPHLAQVAQSMTDLIARLDRNIEAFSLGGGLATPYTSTDKPVDINLYARIWAAAREKIEAILGHAVRMEIEPGRFLLAESGYLVTEVRAVKKAGGNTFILVDAGFNDLMRPALYGSYHRMTLLDVDGLPVSRPLQPTLVAGPLCEAGDVFTQSEHALAPQDLPQARVGDLLVIHDTGAYGASMSSNYNSRPLLPELLIENQSYRMIRRRQTVQELLNLELCP
- a CDS encoding LysR family transcriptional regulator, which codes for MKLSLRHIEIFRAIMAAGSVTNAARLLFTSQPTISRELARLEQVVGLRLFDREGGRLLATAQALLLIEEVERAYVGLERIDRFAQAIRNFEHGRLAITSLPLFSHALLPEVCQQFHQSHPGVSVSITAQESPLLEESLLAQQHDLGLTEVEQVPRGAQGELLFSAGLVCVLPDRHPLLNKPQLELSDFHEVNFINLASLDTYRQRLDQHFRAAGVNRRTIIETTSAASVCAMVKQGLGVAIINPLSGLEAAHSGLSIRRLSVSVPYSVMLIRPEHRPGSAAVDLFCEALRAQALELTARLAKGI
- a CDS encoding ester cyclase, encoding MRSLITGLLAAAVTATVLGQQAVAAEPTLVTPKVLIADPGAKPEQVQAQTLAARRYATFWSSGDPALARLALAPDFMDRALPPGRAQGIAGPLAASTAFHAAVPDLNCEVQQMIVSGDRVVSFLRFTGHFTGTFNGVKGQGQAVNFIATDIYRIADGRIAENWHLEDNLTFLQQIGVIAP
- a CDS encoding alkene reductase: MTTPSTLFEPIAFAGLNAPHRVVMAPMTRARSSQPGDIPNSLNAQYYAQRASAALIVTEAAQISPQGKGYSFTPGIHTEAQVEGWQGVTEAVHAEGGRIFLQLWHVGRLSHPDFHQGALPVAPSAEPFEGQIWKVDPVTGQGGMFDSPTPRALTKAEIAQIVDDFRQAARRAIRAGFDGVEIHGANGYLVDQFLRTTSNTRTDEYGGSRSNRLRFLKEVVDAVSDEVGAERTAIRLAPFLTARGMACPDILPTILEAAEYLQAKGIGYLHLVEADWDDAPVFTESFRQAIRQRFTRPIIVAGNYDRARAEWVIGQGYADLVAFGRPFVANPDLPLRLAQDLPLAPLDPATLFGGTAKGYSDYPSITSEATPCAR
- a CDS encoding LysR family transcriptional regulator translates to MDNLEAIRLFVEAAQLGGLSAAGRKLGLSPAAASARLLKLEASLATRLFERTTRQLRLTDEGRIYLQHCRQALQALDDARAALSAEKKEIRGKIRVSATSDFGRHVLNPWLDEFTARFPQVVPALLLSDSLSHLIADDVDLVIRFGVPPDSSLIARPLATNRRVLCAAPSYLQRKGTPDHPLQLAGFDHIVAGQSGWSSEWRLHRGEEMMLFKVPLEAARETNDGALARQWAIDGHGIALKSIWDVSADLAAGRLSLVLPQWQSDEAPVYALYPRSRYLAPRVRALLDFLCERFEQASRETAL